A section of the Methanoregula formicica SMSP genome encodes:
- a CDS encoding metallophosphoesterase, with protein sequence MVDVVLIGIMSDTHDEIERTTRAVALFNREGVGHVLHAGDFVSPFMREPLRELKSPLTGVFGNNDGDRSLIAEKFSSVPGLTIAGTFARLEAGGMRIGLLHGNDRVLFETLAGCGNLDLLVYGHTHKPEVRRTGSLLIVNPGEVYGHLTGKSTVAIVDTEKRVAEIVEL encoded by the coding sequence GTGGTGGATGTTGTGCTGATTGGGATTATGTCCGATACCCATGACGAGATCGAACGGACAACGCGAGCCGTTGCCCTGTTCAACCGCGAGGGCGTGGGGCATGTGCTGCATGCCGGCGATTTCGTCTCGCCGTTCATGCGGGAGCCGCTCCGGGAACTCAAATCGCCGCTTACCGGGGTGTTTGGCAACAATGATGGCGACCGTTCGCTGATCGCAGAGAAGTTTTCGTCTGTGCCCGGGCTTACTATTGCCGGGACATTTGCACGGCTCGAGGCAGGCGGGATGCGGATCGGACTCCTGCACGGTAATGACCGCGTCCTCTTCGAGACGCTTGCAGGGTGCGGGAATCTTGACCTGCTCGTGTACGGCCATACTCACAAGCCCGAAGTCCGGAGAACCGGCTCCCTGCTCATCGTCAACCCCGGCGAAGTGTACGGGCACCTGACCGGGAAGAGCACGGTAGCGATCGTGGACACGGAGAAGCGGGTCGCAGAGATCGTGGAATTGTAA
- a CDS encoding archaellin/type IV pilin N-terminal domain-containing protein gives MKQFSADDAFTGLEAAIVLIAFVVVAAVFSYVLLGAGFYTTQTAQETVHNGVVQASSSLEIVGDIMAIAEGADPARLSYINTSVALTAGGTPMDLTQMVISCSDSNGGRNPSIANNTDVNSCADVFTNAATVEDMRWCVSAKFNDLNPESPNNLLEPNEIWILSIGMPPTATPNTKGTINLQPAVGAVVPLSRTLPGAFTKVQAIH, from the coding sequence ATGAAACAATTTTCTGCAGATGATGCGTTCACCGGCCTTGAGGCGGCTATCGTCCTGATTGCTTTTGTCGTTGTTGCCGCGGTGTTCTCGTATGTATTGCTTGGTGCAGGGTTCTACACCACCCAGACAGCACAGGAGACCGTGCATAACGGGGTTGTCCAGGCAAGTTCAAGCCTTGAGATCGTCGGAGATATCATGGCGATAGCGGAGGGGGCTGATCCGGCACGGCTTTCCTACATCAATACCTCGGTTGCCCTTACTGCCGGAGGCACTCCTATGGATCTTACCCAGATGGTCATATCATGCTCTGACAGCAATGGCGGCAGGAATCCCAGCATTGCCAACAACACCGACGTAAATTCCTGCGCTGATGTGTTTACCAATGCGGCTACGGTGGAAGATATGAGGTGGTGTGTTTCCGCGAAGTTCAACGATTTGAACCCCGAGTCTCCGAACAACCTGCTCGAGCCCAACGAGATCTGGATCCTCTCCATCGGTATGCCCCCGACGGCAACGCCGAATACCAAAGGAACAATCAACCTGCAGCCGGCAGTTGGTGCCGTTGTTCCCCTTTCAAGAACGCTGCCCGGCGCTTTCACAAAGGTTCAGGCAATTCATTAG